In Anaerolineales bacterium, the following proteins share a genomic window:
- a CDS encoding GrpB family protein has product MVTISDYQPGWPDEFRREAARIRAALGDLALRIDHIGSTAVAGLAAKDILDIQVSVAALRPAVIAALQAAGYQYRKEIDRDHVPPGGASAAEAWRKLYFREAPATRVVHIHVRVAGQPNQCYPLLFRDYLRAHPASAAAYGELKRRLAANLADSDSYPDVKDPAVDLIYLAAEDWAAATGWQPAASDA; this is encoded by the coding sequence ATGGTGACGATAAGCGACTACCAGCCAGGCTGGCCAGATGAGTTCCGCCGTGAGGCGGCGCGCATACGCGCGGCGCTCGGCGACCTGGCGCTGCGCATCGATCACATCGGCTCGACCGCAGTGGCGGGGCTGGCCGCTAAAGACATCCTCGATATCCAGGTCAGCGTGGCCGCATTGCGCCCAGCGGTGATCGCAGCCCTGCAAGCCGCCGGCTACCAATACCGGAAAGAGATCGACCGCGACCACGTGCCACCCGGCGGTGCCAGCGCCGCCGAGGCCTGGCGCAAACTGTATTTTCGTGAGGCTCCGGCTACGCGCGTGGTGCATATTCATGTGCGCGTTGCGGGGCAGCCCAACCAGTGCTATCCGTTGCTCTTTCGCGATTATTTGCGCGCCCACCCTGCCAGCGCAGCAGCCTATGGCGAGCTCAAACGCCGCCTGGCTGCCAATCTGGCCGATAGTGACAGCTACCCCGACGTCAAAGACCCGGCGGTGGATCTGATCTACCTCGCGGCGGAAGACTGGGCCGCGGCCACAGGCTGGCAACCCGCTGCCTCAGACGCGTAA
- a CDS encoding ABC transporter permease, translating to MKQLKNLLNIAWLYLYTTYKDRSTFIWGLALPLIFTTVLGVGMQGFASDDEPPSWNIAVVNQDAGPFGSQLIARLDAHPSLQAETLSQAEADARMEDGESSVLLQIPTEMSRNLEAGQPTRLPLLTRINEPLSAQVVEQAVLAALFDVSASVQIANTSLLVAERMDLFSREGAPSEAEYLQDSLEAAQAAQETQPITVTTRQLTRLDEQTDIPIGFTQASPGNMVIFSMFFIVYGASSILLEREQGTLRRLLTTPASKLAILGGKLLGVFVAGLAQVSLLVVVGQVAFDVPWGQSPVALAAMVLAFAFCITSMGMLLAALVRTYAQIDALSMLLILPLAGLGGAMWPIEIVPDFMQKIALWLPTGWAMRGFQDIIIRGFGLAEVLPSAGMLVLFGLAFLVLGVWRFKYE from the coding sequence ATGAAACAGCTCAAAAACCTGCTTAACATCGCTTGGTTGTACCTATACACAACCTACAAAGACCGCAGCACCTTTATCTGGGGCCTGGCCCTGCCGCTGATCTTCACCACTGTGCTGGGCGTGGGTATGCAAGGCTTTGCCAGTGATGACGAGCCGCCCAGCTGGAACATTGCGGTGGTGAACCAGGATGCCGGCCCCTTTGGCAGCCAGCTGATCGCACGGCTGGATGCGCACCCCAGCCTGCAGGCCGAAACCCTGAGCCAAGCTGAGGCTGACGCCCGCATGGAAGATGGCGAGAGCAGTGTGCTGCTGCAGATCCCGACGGAGATGAGCCGCAATCTGGAAGCCGGCCAACCCACGCGCCTGCCGCTGCTGACGCGGATCAACGAGCCGCTGTCTGCCCAGGTGGTGGAGCAAGCCGTACTGGCGGCGCTGTTTGATGTGAGCGCCAGCGTGCAGATCGCCAATACCAGCCTGCTGGTAGCCGAACGTATGGATTTGTTCAGCCGTGAGGGTGCGCCCAGCGAGGCTGAGTATCTGCAAGACAGCCTTGAGGCTGCTCAGGCCGCGCAGGAAACCCAGCCGATCACAGTGACCACGCGCCAACTGACCCGGCTGGATGAGCAAACCGACATCCCCATCGGCTTCACGCAAGCCTCGCCGGGCAACATGGTCATCTTCTCGATGTTCTTCATCGTGTACGGCGCCAGCAGCATTTTGCTGGAACGCGAGCAAGGCACGTTGCGCCGCCTGCTAACCACGCCGGCGAGCAAGCTGGCGATCTTGGGTGGCAAGCTGCTGGGCGTGTTCGTTGCTGGCCTGGCGCAGGTAAGTTTGCTGGTCGTCGTGGGCCAGGTGGCCTTTGATGTGCCCTGGGGCCAATCCCCGGTAGCGCTGGCGGCCATGGTGCTGGCCTTCGCCTTCTGCATCACCAGCATGGGCATGCTGTTGGCGGCGCTGGTGCGCACCTATGCGCAGATCGATGCGCTGAGCATGCTGCTGATCCTGCCGTTGGCGGGCCTGGGCGGCGCCATGTGGCCGATCGAGATCGTGCCAGACTTTATGCAGAAGATTGCCTTGTGGCTGCCCACTGGTTGGGCAATGCGCGGCTTTCAGGACATCATCATCCGCGGCTTCGGCCTGGCCGAAGTGCTACCCAGTGCGGGCATGTTGGTGCTGTTTGGCCTGGCGTTTCTGGTGCTGGGTGTGTGGCGCTTCAAGTACGAATAG